The nucleotide window CTCGGTCCCGACCGCGGTGTAGGCTTCGTCGCCCCTGGGCAGGCCCATGTCCAAGCTGGCCAGCCAGTGCTGGGTCAGCTTGAATGCCGCGCCGGCCTTGAAGGTCAGGGGCAGGTTCTCAGCCGTCTGCTCGTGCTTGAGCGTGCCGCCCAGGTTGGTCACGGTCAGAGCCAGGTCGAGCCGCTTGTCGAGATAGCTGGGGCTCAGCACGCCGAAGTCCACGGCCGCGGTCTGCGCTGTATTGAGTATCTTGGCCTGGATGTACTTGAGCGCGCCTCCGACGGAGAAGCCTTCCACCTTGCGGCTGTAGCCTGCCGAGAGCGCCAAGTCATAAGGCGTGAAGGTGCCCACGGTGTTGAAGTTGCTGTCCGTCTCGTTGATGGAGCCCGCGTTGAAATACTGCAGGCCGGCTCCGAAAGCCCCGGCCTTGCCCAGGCTCTGCGCATAGGCCGCGTAGTCGTAGAAGCTCGATTGCAGGTAAGCCGCGTGCATGAAGGTTGCGGCGCGATGCTCCACCTTGACCAGGCCGGCCGGGTTCCAGTACAGGGCCTCCGCGCCCTCGGCCACCGCGCTGTAAGCCCCGCCCATGCCCATGGCCCGGCCGCCCACGCCCAACTGCAGGAACTCGGCCGCGGTGGTGCCCTTGGCCGAGGAGCCGAAGCTGCCGGCCTGAAGGCTGCCGCTGAGAAGACCTAGCGCCAAAGCCGTGGTCAGCATGGTCTTCATCTCTGGACCCCGACCTTGAAGGTCTTCTGCGTACCGTTGCCTTGGGCGAACACGAAGTAGACCCCGCTGGCTACCCAAGCGCCGGACTGGTTGGTTCCGTCCCAGGTCGCTTGGCCTAGCGCGTCCGCGTTGAGGTCCTTGACCATGGC belongs to Elusimicrobiota bacterium and includes:
- a CDS encoding PorV/PorQ family protein — translated: MKTMLTTALALGLLSGSLQAGSFGSSAKGTTAAEFLQLGVGGRAMGMGGAYSAVAEGAEALYWNPAGLVKVEHRAATFMHAAYLQSSFYDYAAYAQSLGKAGAFGAGLQYFNAGSINETDSNFNTVGTFTPYDLALSAGYSRKVEGFSVGGALKYIQAKILNTAQTAAVDFGVLSPSYLDKRLDLALTVTNLGGTLKHEQTAENLPLTFKAGAAFKLTQHWLASLDMGLPRGDEAYTAVGTEYVIPVKDNWGVAGRLGFDTRTMGDVTGVSGLSVGAGFACKALSVDYAFVPYGGLGVTNRISVSARF